A genomic window from Emys orbicularis isolate rEmyOrb1 chromosome 24, rEmyOrb1.hap1, whole genome shotgun sequence includes:
- the LOC135894313 gene encoding programmed cell death 1 ligand 1-like produces MSCSPLTLLILLGLLGGCAGKLAVETDASPVRAKVGDDVVLKCQFSVPQPPVDLSQLVVQWFHRGGQLVEFDNVVSESRPGANLRVEGLRSGNAALYLSKVTPESAGNYRCYVTYAPDVRIKQVVLQVEDPAKPPAEEPEAVAPHACAPDPDPLVLEKLDQVLTLLQQISRTLEAAGARAGGEA; encoded by the exons ATGAGCTGCTCCCCGCTGACCCTCCTCATCCTCCTCGGCCTCCTCGGGGGCTGCG CCGGCAAGCTGGCGGTGGAGACGGACGCCTCCCCGGTGCGAGCCAAGGTGGGGGATGACGTGGTGCTGAAGTGCCAATTCTCCGTGCCACAGCCACCCGTGGACCTGAGCCAGCTGGTGGTGCAGTGGTTCCACCGGGGCGGGCAGCTGGTGGAGTTCGACAACGTGGTGAGCGAGAGCCGGCCGGGCGCCAACCTGAGAGTGGAGGGGCTGCGGAGTGGCAACGCTGCGCTCTACCTCAGCAAGGTGACCCCGGAGAGCGCCGGCAACTACCGCTGCTACGTCACCTACGCGCCCGACGTGCGCATCAAACAGGTCGTCCTCCAAGTCGAGG ACCCCGCGAAGCCGCCCGCGGAGGAGCCGGAGGCCGTGGCCCCTCACGCCTGCGCCCCCGACCCCGACCCCCTGGTGCTGGAGAAGCTGGACCAGGTGCTGACCCTCCTGCAGCAGATCAGCCGCACGCTGGAGGCGGCGGgcgccagggctgggggggaggcctGA